A region from the Chitinophaga sp. Cy-1792 genome encodes:
- the xerD gene encoding site-specific tyrosine recombinase XerD — protein MWESFRKLFKSYLQLERSLSSNSIEAYLRDVEKLEQYLQANGKEKLRPQDITLSDLQECVQWIAKLGMTPASQARIISGIKAFYKFLLLEDMAKEDPSQLLEAPKLQRKLPDVLSFEEIELLIAQIKMDTPEGHRNRAILETMYSCGLRVSEVISLQITQLHLDVGFIRVVGKGNKERLVPIGKEAMRQIDMYRRNIRIHMPVKYGEEDTLFLNRRGGALSRVMIFLVIKELTKEAGIPKNVSPHTFRHSFATHLVEGGADLRAVQEMLGHESITTTEIYTHLDREYLRDTLHRFHPRF, from the coding sequence ATGTGGGAATCATTCCGAAAATTATTTAAAAGCTATCTGCAACTGGAGCGGTCATTATCCTCAAACTCTATTGAGGCATACCTCCGGGATGTCGAAAAACTGGAACAGTACCTCCAGGCAAACGGAAAAGAAAAACTCCGGCCACAGGATATTACCCTCTCCGACCTCCAGGAATGTGTACAATGGATTGCAAAACTCGGCATGACACCAGCCTCCCAGGCCAGAATCATCTCCGGCATCAAGGCATTTTACAAATTTTTGCTCCTGGAAGATATGGCAAAGGAAGACCCCTCCCAACTCCTGGAAGCACCCAAACTGCAACGCAAACTGCCTGACGTCCTCTCTTTTGAGGAAATAGAACTACTCATCGCTCAGATAAAAATGGATACACCGGAAGGACACCGTAACAGGGCTATCCTTGAAACCATGTACAGCTGCGGACTCCGCGTAAGCGAAGTGATCTCCCTCCAGATCACACAGCTTCACCTGGACGTAGGATTTATCCGCGTAGTAGGTAAAGGCAATAAGGAAAGACTGGTACCCATCGGCAAGGAAGCCATGCGACAGATAGATATGTACCGGCGGAATATTCGTATACACATGCCCGTTAAATACGGAGAAGAAGATACCCTCTTCCTCAACAGAAGGGGCGGCGCGCTCAGCAGGGTAATGATTTTCCTGGTGATAAAGGAACTGACCAAAGAAGCCGGCATTCCTAAAAATGTTTCTCCGCATACCTTCCGGCACTCCTTTGCCACCCACCTGGTGGAAGGCGGCGCCGATCTCAGGGCCGTACAGGAAATGCTGGGCCATGAAAGTATTACCACTACTGAAATCTACACCCACCTGGACCGCGAATACCTCCGCGATACCTTACACCGGTTTCACCCGAGGTTTTAA
- a CDS encoding diadenylate cyclase codes for MREVIQFYGYEFRWLEIIDLVIVIFLIIQLYRLLKGSLAFNIFVGLLMVYAAYFLVRALRMPILTNILQNFINVGIIAIIIIFQPEIRKFLLVLGKKTPLSKDSFLTKLFLPDKFKSYKDEENIINEIIIAVSRMMSTNTGALIVVATTYRLKFDTASSIPIDANVSSKLIESIFNKHSPLHDGALIIVSNKMLAAKVILPVSENPDLPTRVGLRHRSAVGITEHSDNLAIIVSEERGTVSYAQDGNLTQDVSLEDLKVKLYEVLIDVYA; via the coding sequence ATGAGGGAAGTAATACAATTTTATGGATATGAGTTTCGCTGGCTGGAAATAATAGACCTGGTTATCGTAATTTTTCTGATCATACAACTATACCGGTTGCTGAAAGGCAGTCTGGCCTTTAATATCTTCGTTGGCCTGCTCATGGTTTATGCGGCGTATTTCCTGGTAAGGGCACTGCGCATGCCTATTCTGACCAACATCTTACAAAACTTTATCAATGTAGGCATCATTGCCATCATCATCATTTTTCAACCGGAGATCAGGAAGTTCCTGCTGGTACTGGGCAAGAAAACACCGCTGAGTAAGGATAGTTTCCTGACCAAGTTATTTCTGCCGGATAAGTTTAAGAGTTACAAAGACGAAGAGAATATTATTAATGAGATCATCATCGCGGTTAGCCGTATGATGAGTACCAATACCGGGGCGCTGATTGTGGTAGCTACTACCTACCGTCTGAAATTTGACACTGCATCCAGTATCCCTATCGACGCCAATGTGAGCTCCAAGCTGATAGAATCTATTTTTAACAAGCATAGTCCTTTACATGACGGGGCGCTGATCATTGTCAGCAATAAAATGCTGGCTGCAAAGGTAATATTACCGGTATCTGAAAATCCCGATCTTCCCACCAGGGTCGGTTTACGACACCGTTCGGCAGTAGGTATTACAGAACACAGTGATAACCTGGCGATTATCGTTTCTGAAGAAAGGGGTACCGTTTCCTACGCACAGGATGGCAACCTTACCCAGGATGTATCCCTGGAAGACCTGAAGGTGAAACTCTATGAAGTGCTGATTGATGTATATGCGTAA
- a CDS encoding response regulator transcription factor encodes MTHQIKVAIADDHKIFRSGVINTLIPYENINVIFQAEDGQQLLDIMETQQPDVILMDLKMPNMDGIEATVKVKAKFPDVRVIILTMYEDDNFIVHLVENGANAYLLKNAEPEEIYEAICTTYDKGFYFNENVNLALLKKVLHKTKQQIKPTLKNEVQLNDREVEVLKLICNECTTQEISEKVFLSPRTVEGIRQKLLEKLNVKNSVGIVLYAFRNGLIE; translated from the coding sequence ATGACACACCAGATTAAAGTGGCAATTGCTGATGATCACAAGATCTTTCGCAGTGGAGTCATTAATACACTCATACCTTATGAAAATATTAATGTAATCTTCCAGGCTGAAGATGGCCAGCAGCTCCTTGATATCATGGAAACACAACAGCCTGATGTTATCCTGATGGACCTGAAAATGCCCAATATGGATGGTATTGAGGCTACCGTGAAAGTGAAAGCCAAATTTCCGGACGTAAGAGTGATCATTTTAACCATGTATGAAGATGATAATTTTATTGTCCACCTGGTAGAAAACGGCGCCAATGCCTATCTGCTCAAAAATGCAGAACCGGAAGAAATCTACGAAGCCATCTGTACTACCTATGATAAAGGTTTTTATTTCAATGAAAATGTAAACCTCGCATTACTGAAAAAAGTACTGCACAAGACCAAACAACAAATCAAGCCTACCCTCAAAAATGAAGTTCAACTCAACGACAGAGAGGTAGAAGTGCTGAAGCTGATCTGTAATGAATGTACCACACAGGAAATTTCTGAAAAAGTGTTTCTCAGTCCACGTACGGTGGAAGGTATCCGTCAGAAATTACTGGAAAAGCTGAATGTTAAAAACAGCGTTGGTATTGTACTTTATGCCTTCAGAAATGGCCTGATAGAGTAG
- a CDS encoding BT_3928 family protein translates to MKIILNLFRILVGVLFIFSGLIKANDPLGLSYKMDEFFEVLHLTFLSPYSLVFSVVMNVFEIVAGVAVLVGYRMRIFSILLLLLIAFFTFLTGYALFSGTIRECGCFGDCIKLTATQTFWKDIALFVMILLIVVKRNDIKPLFKGTGIIVLLATVFSFGLQWYTLRHLPFFDCLPFKVGNNIPEKMKLPPGATPDVYQMTFIYEKDGVKKEFTDKDYPWNDSTWVFVDRIDKLVKKGNAEPAIKDFILTDADGSNQTQSVLEEPKPVYLFLVLNTDKAGSGWDDKLKALQARQQKGEIEVFGVSASTKEQIEAFKQQHGLSFQFFQMDGVAIKTAGRSNPTLMLLEKGTIIGKWSYHDIP, encoded by the coding sequence ATGAAGATTATCCTAAACCTGTTTCGCATCCTCGTAGGGGTGCTGTTCATCTTCTCAGGATTAATTAAAGCCAATGATCCGCTGGGCCTGAGTTATAAGATGGATGAATTTTTTGAAGTATTGCACCTGACTTTTCTGTCTCCATATTCGCTGGTGTTCTCCGTTGTGATGAACGTTTTTGAAATTGTAGCCGGAGTCGCAGTATTGGTAGGGTACCGGATGCGTATCTTCTCCATCCTGCTATTATTGCTGATCGCATTTTTTACCTTCCTGACAGGATATGCCCTGTTTAGCGGCACCATTCGTGAGTGTGGCTGCTTCGGTGACTGTATCAAACTGACGGCAACACAGACCTTCTGGAAAGATATCGCCCTCTTTGTAATGATCCTGCTGATCGTTGTGAAACGTAATGATATCAAGCCCTTGTTTAAAGGAACGGGTATCATCGTATTACTGGCGACTGTATTTTCTTTCGGACTGCAATGGTATACGCTGCGTCACCTGCCGTTTTTCGATTGCCTGCCCTTTAAAGTAGGCAACAATATCCCTGAAAAGATGAAACTGCCGCCAGGGGCTACGCCGGATGTATACCAGATGACCTTCATCTACGAAAAAGATGGCGTGAAAAAAGAATTTACAGACAAGGATTATCCATGGAATGATTCTACCTGGGTATTTGTAGACAGAATTGATAAACTGGTGAAGAAGGGTAATGCTGAGCCGGCGATCAAAGATTTTATTCTTACAGATGCCGATGGTAGTAACCAGACACAGTCTGTTCTGGAAGAACCCAAACCGGTATACCTCTTCCTGGTACTGAATACAGATAAGGCAGGCAGTGGCTGGGACGATAAACTGAAGGCCCTGCAGGCACGTCAGCAGAAAGGAGAGATTGAGGTATTCGGCGTAAGCGCCTCTACCAAAGAACAGATTGAGGCCTTCAAACAACAGCATGGCCTTAGCTTCCAGTTCTTCCAGATGGATGGAGTTGCGATCAAAACTGCCGGTCGTAGTAATCCTACCCTGATGTTGCTGGAAAAAGGCACCATCATTGGTAAATGGAGCTACCACGATATTCCATAA
- a CDS encoding FKBP-type peptidyl-prolyl cis-trans isomerase, which translates to MKRNNYLLVAALGLFAASCGTGVKKTPSGIEYIVHKAGNGAQLKIGDTALVNVTQKINDSLLGSSRQIVGAPIPVLVAKPMDKFDLMEGIALLHEGDSATFIIPWDSLPPMQRPPFGKKGDKLKITFQVDSKFSAAAQKEKDDKIIKEYLEKNKINATKNAEGVYVAVKEEGTGATPNPGDTVYVHYTGKLTSGKVFDSSQDSTLRPGMPLEPIKFPIGRGFVIKGWDAGLSQLKKGSKATLVIPSTLAYGLQGSPPAIPGNSVLVFDVQLVDIKPGAPAPAAPALAAPAPAPAKKK; encoded by the coding sequence ATGAAAAGAAACAATTATTTATTAGTCGCGGCACTGGGCCTGTTCGCTGCCAGCTGCGGCACAGGTGTGAAAAAAACACCAAGCGGTATTGAGTATATCGTGCACAAAGCCGGTAATGGTGCTCAGCTGAAAATCGGTGATACTGCACTGGTTAACGTGACCCAGAAAATCAACGACTCTTTGCTGGGTTCTTCCCGTCAGATAGTGGGTGCGCCAATTCCAGTACTGGTTGCCAAGCCAATGGACAAATTTGACCTCATGGAAGGCATCGCCCTGCTCCACGAAGGTGATAGTGCTACCTTTATTATTCCTTGGGACTCTTTACCTCCTATGCAACGTCCTCCTTTTGGTAAAAAAGGCGACAAACTGAAAATTACTTTCCAGGTAGACAGCAAATTCTCTGCTGCAGCACAGAAAGAAAAAGATGACAAAATCATCAAAGAATACCTGGAGAAAAACAAAATCAACGCTACCAAAAACGCAGAAGGCGTTTATGTAGCTGTTAAAGAAGAAGGTACAGGTGCTACTCCTAACCCAGGCGATACCGTTTACGTTCATTACACTGGTAAACTGACTTCCGGTAAAGTGTTCGACTCCAGCCAGGATTCTACCCTGCGCCCAGGTATGCCGCTGGAACCAATCAAATTCCCTATCGGTCGCGGTTTCGTGATCAAAGGTTGGGATGCTGGTCTGTCTCAGCTGAAAAAAGGTTCTAAAGCTACTTTAGTTATTCCTTCTACACTGGCTTACGGCCTGCAAGGTTCACCTCCTGCAATCCCTGGTAACTCAGTACTGGTGTTTGATGTTCAACTGGTTGATATTAAACCAGGTGCACCAGCTCCGGCTGCTCCTGCACTCGCTGCACCAGCACCAGCTCCGGCTAAGAAAAAATAA
- a CDS encoding DUF1599 domain-containing protein has translation MDTLAQYHKAFAGCKDIFIKKTKDYGTSWRVLRTISVVDQIFIKAQRIRTIQETGVQKVADSIEGEFKAIVNYGIIGMIQLQPNGNPYTDLPVDEVEQLYTKYEKEVEETMLAKNHDYGEAWRDMSQESFVDLILTKLLRIKQILRNQGKTLISEGIDANYTDIINYAIFALIKIDESQAS, from the coding sequence ATGGATACATTAGCACAATACCACAAAGCATTTGCCGGTTGCAAGGATATTTTTATCAAAAAAACGAAGGACTACGGCACCTCCTGGAGAGTACTCCGTACGATCTCTGTTGTTGACCAGATCTTTATTAAGGCACAAAGAATACGTACGATCCAGGAAACCGGCGTACAGAAAGTAGCAGATTCCATCGAAGGTGAATTCAAGGCTATCGTGAACTATGGCATCATCGGCATGATTCAGCTCCAGCCCAACGGTAACCCCTATACGGATTTACCGGTAGATGAAGTAGAGCAACTCTATACAAAATACGAAAAGGAAGTGGAAGAAACTATGCTGGCTAAAAACCACGACTACGGAGAAGCCTGGAGAGACATGAGCCAGGAGTCTTTTGTAGATCTCATCCTTACCAAATTACTCCGCATCAAACAAATCCTGCGTAACCAGGGAAAAACGCTGATATCAGAAGGTATCGATGCCAATTATACGGATATCATCAACTATGCAATATTCGCACTGATCAAAATAGACGAAAGTCAAGCAAGCTAA
- a CDS encoding sensor histidine kinase, whose translation MQLTDLVIIGIAIMLSLAIVVIALVMLQQRQVIRHKLVIQDKDLQLQRERLQAILEGQEQERKRIAEDLHDEVGAQLSALKLTIGGLQPLLKTGNGEKERLKETKDFTDTIIQQLRYISQSLHPQALENLGLAHALDSFCSLINKNKQVKINFVGPEDTYPVDQSKALHAYRVVQELINNIIKHAQATEVTVFYSNTPARLTIEVADNGNEKLLHTLDTAKQKINSLGLKNIESRLNIIGGAISFNKWEPKGTLARIQVEDYQAIEQK comes from the coding sequence ATGCAATTAACTGATCTCGTGATTATTGGTATTGCCATTATGCTATCGCTGGCTATTGTAGTGATAGCATTGGTAATGCTGCAACAACGACAGGTAATACGGCATAAGCTGGTCATCCAGGATAAGGACCTGCAGCTGCAACGAGAAAGATTACAGGCCATTCTGGAAGGTCAGGAACAGGAAAGGAAACGCATTGCGGAAGATTTACACGATGAGGTAGGTGCCCAGTTGTCGGCACTTAAACTTACTATCGGCGGCTTACAACCATTACTTAAAACAGGAAACGGAGAAAAGGAACGGCTGAAAGAAACGAAAGATTTTACTGATACCATCATTCAACAATTGCGCTATATCTCCCAAAGCCTCCATCCCCAGGCATTGGAAAACCTGGGCCTGGCGCATGCCCTGGATTCATTCTGTAGTCTGATCAATAAAAATAAACAGGTAAAGATAAATTTTGTAGGGCCGGAAGATACCTATCCCGTAGACCAGAGTAAGGCATTACATGCCTATCGCGTTGTACAGGAATTAATCAACAACATCATCAAACATGCACAGGCAACAGAAGTAACCGTATTTTATTCCAATACGCCCGCACGCCTCACTATTGAGGTCGCAGACAATGGAAATGAGAAATTACTTCATACCCTGGATACCGCTAAACAAAAGATCAACAGCCTCGGTCTGAAAAATATTGAAAGCCGCCTCAATATTATCGGAGGGGCCATTTCATTCAATAAATGGGAGCCGAAAGGTACACTCGCACGGATACAAGTGGAAGATTATCAGGCCATTGAACAGAAATAG
- a CDS encoding thiol-disulfide oxidoreductase DCC family protein, with the protein MDHGIILFDGVCNFCNSAVNYVIRHDRRGYFHFAPLQSATAKDLAAKYGFSTDDMNTFILIEHGKVYTKSTAALQVAAKLNFPVRLLYIFIVVPSFIRDRIYDVVARNRYRWAGKNPVCMVPTAAVKGRFMN; encoded by the coding sequence ATGGACCACGGAATCATATTATTTGACGGGGTGTGCAATTTCTGCAATTCGGCGGTGAATTATGTGATCCGTCATGACCGCAGAGGTTATTTTCATTTTGCCCCGCTTCAATCGGCGACGGCAAAGGATTTAGCAGCAAAATACGGGTTCAGTACGGATGATATGAATACCTTTATACTGATTGAACACGGTAAAGTGTATACGAAAAGCACGGCTGCTTTACAGGTAGCTGCAAAACTTAACTTTCCGGTCCGGTTGCTATATATATTTATTGTGGTACCTTCGTTTATACGTGACCGTATATATGATGTGGTGGCAAGAAACCGGTACAGGTGGGCAGGAAAAAACCCGGTATGTATGGTACCCACGGCGGCTGTGAAGGGTCGTTTTATGAATTAG
- a CDS encoding bifunctional oligoribonuclease/PAP phosphatase NrnA: protein MKPIEEIKPLLESPKKVVITMHQKPDADAMGSSLAMYHYLIQKGHDVTVISPTNFPDFLKWMPAADLVVDFESSQDKAMQALEGIDLLFCLDFNAFYRTKNLAPYLEQLKCTTILIDHHLEPQPTFNYGVSDTSASSTAQLVYETIYKMGEEKYINLDIAACIYAGTVTDTGSFRFASTSARVHRMVADLMDRGLKHEVIHQNIYDNFLENRLRFLGHSLLNRMEVYYEYNTAMLAIPYSDLKRFDLMTGDTEGLVNFLLSIQGIKLAALIIDRNVEVKLSFRSKGDFDVNTFARKYFDGGGHFNASGGRSSDPLEKTVERFLKAIEENEEQLQ, encoded by the coding sequence ATGAAGCCGATTGAGGAAATTAAGCCTTTGCTGGAAAGCCCTAAAAAAGTGGTCATAACCATGCATCAGAAACCAGATGCCGATGCAATGGGATCATCTTTAGCGATGTATCATTACCTGATTCAGAAAGGCCATGATGTGACTGTAATATCTCCCACCAACTTCCCCGACTTCCTTAAATGGATGCCGGCCGCAGATCTGGTTGTCGATTTTGAATCATCACAGGACAAAGCTATGCAGGCCCTGGAAGGTATTGATTTACTCTTCTGCCTGGATTTTAATGCATTTTACCGCACCAAAAACCTGGCGCCCTACCTGGAACAGCTGAAATGTACCACCATACTGATAGATCATCATCTGGAGCCACAGCCCACCTTTAACTACGGAGTTAGTGATACCTCCGCCAGTTCCACTGCCCAGCTGGTTTACGAAACCATCTACAAAATGGGAGAGGAGAAATACATTAACCTGGATATCGCTGCCTGCATCTATGCCGGTACCGTGACGGATACCGGTTCTTTCCGCTTTGCCTCCACCAGCGCCCGCGTACACCGTATGGTGGCTGACCTGATGGACCGCGGACTGAAACACGAAGTCATCCACCAGAATATTTACGATAACTTCCTGGAAAACCGCCTGCGCTTCCTTGGGCATAGCCTGCTCAACCGTATGGAAGTTTACTATGAATATAATACCGCCATGCTGGCCATCCCTTATTCTGATCTGAAACGCTTCGATCTGATGACAGGTGATACCGAAGGCCTCGTAAATTTCCTGCTTTCAATCCAGGGTATTAAATTAGCTGCCCTGATAATAGACCGTAATGTAGAGGTGAAACTCTCTTTCCGCTCCAAAGGCGACTTCGACGTGAACACCTTCGCCCGTAAATATTTTGACGGTGGTGGCCACTTCAACGCCTCCGGAGGCCGCAGTTCAGACCCCCTGGAGAAAACTGTGGAAAGATTTCTTAAGGCTATTGAAGAAAATGAGGAACAATTACAATAA
- a CDS encoding nucleoside-diphosphate kinase, with translation MGNRTFTMIKPDAVGNRFEGAILNMICEAGFRIVAIKKTQLSAAKAGEFYAVHKERPFYGELVEFMSSGPIVAAILEKDNAVEDFRKLIGATNPANAEEGTIRKKYAESIGRNAVHGSDSDENAQIEGDFFFSGLEKF, from the coding sequence ATGGGTAACAGAACTTTTACAATGATTAAGCCTGATGCGGTTGGAAACCGTTTCGAAGGCGCTATCCTGAACATGATCTGCGAAGCGGGCTTCCGTATCGTAGCTATTAAGAAAACACAGCTCTCTGCTGCTAAAGCTGGCGAATTCTACGCAGTACACAAAGAAAGACCTTTCTATGGTGAGCTGGTTGAATTCATGAGCAGTGGTCCGATCGTAGCTGCTATTCTGGAAAAAGACAATGCAGTGGAAGACTTCCGTAAACTGATTGGTGCTACCAACCCGGCTAACGCTGAAGAAGGTACCATCCGTAAGAAATATGCAGAATCTATCGGCCGTAATGCCGTTCACGGTTCTGATTCTGACGAAAATGCACAGATCGAAGGAGATTTCTTCTTCAGTGGTCTGGAGAAATTCTAA
- the folP gene encoding dihydropteroate synthase: MKTNHISTYTPLSINCRGRLLSLAKPVVMGIINVTDDSFYEGNRMRELHHLVEKAGRHLEEGAAILDIGAQSTRPGATMIGAEEELNRLLPAIHAILNKYPEAIISVDTWYASVAEKTVHAGAGIINDISAGDLDDQMIPTVGKLQVPYIAMHMQGKPATMQHSPQYEDVVRDVLDYLIQKLAICRAAGIRDFIADPGFGFGKTLEHNYALMAHLHLFADILQTPVLTGISRKSMIYKLLDTTPVDALNGTTILNTVALQQGTHILRVHDVKPAIEAVRILDKLNGN; encoded by the coding sequence ATGAAAACTAACCATATCAGTACATACACACCACTTTCCATCAATTGCAGGGGCAGGTTGCTATCCCTTGCAAAGCCTGTGGTGATGGGGATCATCAACGTTACAGATGATTCATTTTATGAAGGAAACCGCATGCGGGAGCTGCATCATCTTGTTGAAAAAGCAGGCCGTCACCTGGAAGAAGGCGCCGCCATTCTGGACATCGGCGCGCAAAGTACCCGTCCGGGGGCTACAATGATCGGTGCAGAGGAAGAACTTAACAGGTTACTGCCTGCCATTCATGCCATCCTGAACAAATATCCGGAAGCAATTATCTCTGTGGATACCTGGTACGCCAGCGTTGCAGAAAAAACCGTACACGCGGGGGCTGGCATAATTAACGATATCAGTGCCGGCGACCTCGATGACCAGATGATACCTACCGTAGGCAAACTGCAGGTGCCTTATATTGCCATGCATATGCAGGGTAAGCCAGCCACCATGCAGCATAGTCCCCAATATGAAGATGTAGTAAGGGATGTGCTGGATTACCTGATTCAGAAGCTGGCCATCTGCCGGGCTGCCGGTATCAGGGATTTCATTGCCGACCCGGGCTTTGGTTTTGGTAAAACACTGGAACACAACTATGCCCTGATGGCTCATCTTCACCTCTTTGCCGATATTCTGCAAACACCAGTACTAACGGGCATCTCCCGTAAATCAATGATTTACAAACTACTGGATACTACGCCTGTAGATGCATTAAACGGCACTACCATTTTAAATACGGTTGCATTACAACAAGGTACACATATACTCAGGGTACACGACGTTAAGCCCGCTATAGAAGCGGTGCGGATTTTAGACAAACTGAATGGAAACTAA
- a CDS encoding DUF2911 domain-containing protein: MKNLKTFVAAGSCAFLLYAGATMAQGVKVPAPSPNQTIKQEFALSSVEVDYSRPNAKGRVIMGDLVPYNKVWRTGANKATTITFGEDVKFGGVAVKAGKYGLLTIPGQQKWTVILTSSLDVTKPADYKQENDIARVTVTPQRSTNALQSFTIGFDDIKYNSMVLTLAWDKTVVPVVIVADVDAKIEADLDAALQSDKKPYFQAALYYADLHTDLKKAVEYIDKAAEQNPDAFYVIYQKARIHALAKDNATAKAAALKSLELSKAAKSDDYIALNNKLLATLK, from the coding sequence ATGAAAAATCTGAAAACTTTTGTTGCCGCAGGCAGCTGCGCATTTTTATTGTATGCCGGTGCAACCATGGCACAAGGTGTGAAAGTACCTGCGCCCAGCCCTAACCAGACGATTAAACAGGAATTCGCCCTGTCCAGCGTGGAAGTAGATTATTCCCGTCCAAATGCAAAAGGCCGCGTGATTATGGGCGACCTCGTTCCATATAATAAAGTATGGAGAACAGGCGCCAATAAAGCCACTACCATTACTTTTGGTGAAGATGTGAAGTTTGGCGGCGTTGCCGTGAAAGCCGGTAAATATGGCTTACTGACTATCCCTGGCCAGCAGAAATGGACCGTGATTCTGACCAGCAGCCTGGATGTTACCAAACCTGCAGATTACAAACAGGAAAATGATATTGCCCGTGTAACCGTTACGCCTCAACGTAGCACTAATGCGTTACAGAGCTTCACCATCGGCTTCGACGATATCAAATACAATTCCATGGTGCTGACACTTGCCTGGGACAAAACCGTAGTACCTGTTGTGATTGTTGCTGATGTAGATGCTAAAATTGAAGCTGACCTGGACGCTGCGCTCCAGTCGGATAAAAAACCTTACTTCCAGGCAGCGCTCTACTATGCAGACCTGCATACCGACCTGAAAAAGGCCGTGGAGTATATCGATAAGGCAGCAGAGCAAAATCCTGATGCCTTCTATGTGATCTACCAGAAAGCACGTATTCACGCCCTTGCAAAAGATAATGCTACTGCCAAAGCAGCAGCACTGAAATCGCTGGAACTCTCCAAAGCAGCAAAAAGCGATGATTATATTGCACTGAACAACAAACTGCTGGCTACGCTGAAATAA
- a CDS encoding carboxypeptidase-like regulatory domain-containing protein produces MSYLLIGNISALICDDCIEPLANARIRIYLPENNPREEHLTVVKGIFNQLRPLSAREVLSKADRLLAETTLDERGNFRLRWEQAHLFTEALELDLCLDQMPGKTGNLQSRNYHLSFMVPHWKKHMAGYVAAYAYVIPEDIWAEIYRSAGAWVVAGTVRHTTGVAQPGLRIAAFNALTGKKIAEVTSNPFGRYIMHFSRRDLYAGRLQLVKEGRRNMGPDIYFKIYKDEQLVWEEDEIHALAPDRQDIGPCARLDIVFKPGIIVRATRQIAIWLNAVKAFGEARKEKSKPLSATVHHKMVSGRAPLTEK; encoded by the coding sequence ATGAGCTACCTGTTAATTGGTAATATCTCTGCACTGATCTGTGATGATTGTATTGAGCCGTTGGCCAATGCAAGGATCAGGATTTATCTCCCGGAAAACAACCCCCGGGAGGAACACCTGACAGTAGTAAAAGGCATTTTTAATCAGTTACGCCCTTTGTCGGCAAGAGAAGTGCTCTCTAAAGCCGATCGGCTGCTGGCAGAAACCACGCTCGACGAAAGGGGCAACTTCCGGCTTCGCTGGGAGCAGGCCCATTTATTTACCGAAGCACTGGAGCTGGATCTTTGTCTGGACCAGATGCCCGGCAAAACTGGTAACCTGCAGTCCAGGAATTATCATTTAAGCTTTATGGTGCCCCATTGGAAAAAGCATATGGCCGGGTATGTAGCCGCATATGCCTATGTGATTCCGGAAGATATCTGGGCGGAAATATATCGTAGCGCCGGCGCCTGGGTGGTGGCCGGCACAGTAAGACATACTACCGGTGTTGCACAGCCCGGACTCCGGATCGCTGCCTTCAACGCGCTTACCGGTAAGAAAATAGCAGAAGTCACCAGTAATCCTTTTGGAAGGTATATCATGCATTTCTCCCGGCGTGATCTCTATGCCGGCAGGTTACAGCTGGTAAAGGAAGGCAGGAGAAATATGGGGCCGGATATTTATTTCAAAATCTACAAAGATGAGCAACTGGTATGGGAAGAAGATGAAATCCATGCACTGGCGCCTGATCGCCAGGATATTGGCCCCTGTGCACGGCTAGATATTGTCTTTAAGCCAGGGATAATCGTTCGTGCCACACGTCAGATCGCCATCTGGCTCAATGCAGTAAAAGCCTTTGGGGAGGCCAGGAAGGAGAAAAGCAAGCCATTGTCTGCCACGGTACACCACAAAATGGTGTCCGGCAGGGCGCCTTTAACGGAAAAATAG